The following proteins come from a genomic window of Achromobacter sp. AONIH1:
- a CDS encoding AlpA family transcriptional regulator, which produces MELRIEPVYVDLPTAASITTLAESTIQSMVTKGEFPAPRELSGRRVGYLYSEIMDWALSRPRSELLPPKNTGARKAKTVEAS; this is translated from the coding sequence ATGGAGCTTCGAATTGAGCCTGTGTACGTCGACCTGCCCACGGCGGCGTCCATCACCACCCTCGCAGAATCGACCATTCAAAGCATGGTCACCAAGGGCGAATTCCCCGCCCCTCGCGAGTTGTCCGGCCGGCGTGTCGGCTACCTTTACTCAGAAATCATGGACTGGGCGCTCAGCCGCCCTCGCTCCGAACTGCTGCCCCCGAAGAACACCGGAGCCCGCAAGGCCAAGACCGTCGAAGCCAGTTAG
- the bamC gene encoding outer membrane protein assembly factor BamC has protein sequence MNKRHAGLSALMSLVLLAGCSEVNQFLGKEESVNYKSAVSQRGEPLSIPPDLTQAASDPRYRAPVSGSTTYSQFQQQGQTQATAPKSTNVLPDRQDMRVERDGDLRWLVINRPPEDIFPRVVDFWTESGFTIQSNNPKAGLIETDWAENRAKIPESWLRQALGSVLEQAWDSGEREKFRTRVERVNGHTEIYVSHRQMLEKRVGSDGSQVQWQNGKEDPGLNAAMLARMLVFLGTDVDNARKLVQQAEAAPQKPAVQQDVRAQGAQLVVDESFDRAWRRVGVALDSGGFAVEDRDRSAGDYFVRYVDTDTGEKNEQPGFFSRMFSGDKKAQAPQYRIHVAGSGNQTNVTVLDANGQRDSSATAQRLLSVLKDKM, from the coding sequence ATGAACAAGCGTCATGCCGGCCTGTCGGCATTGATGTCTCTGGTACTGTTGGCCGGCTGCAGCGAGGTCAATCAGTTCCTGGGCAAAGAAGAATCCGTCAACTACAAGAGCGCGGTCAGCCAGCGCGGCGAGCCTCTGAGCATTCCGCCCGACCTGACCCAGGCCGCCAGCGATCCGCGCTATCGCGCGCCGGTGTCCGGCTCGACCACTTATTCGCAGTTCCAGCAACAAGGGCAGACCCAGGCCACCGCGCCCAAGTCCACCAATGTGCTGCCCGACCGCCAGGACATGCGCGTCGAGCGCGACGGCGACCTGCGCTGGCTGGTCATCAACCGTCCGCCCGAAGACATCTTCCCGCGCGTCGTGGACTTCTGGACCGAGAGCGGCTTCACGATCCAGAGCAACAACCCCAAGGCCGGCCTGATCGAGACCGACTGGGCCGAGAACCGCGCCAAGATCCCGGAAAGCTGGCTGCGCCAGGCGCTGGGCAGCGTGCTGGAACAGGCCTGGGATAGCGGCGAGCGCGAGAAATTCCGCACCCGTGTCGAGCGCGTCAACGGCCACACCGAGATCTACGTCAGCCATCGCCAGATGCTGGAGAAGCGCGTCGGCTCCGACGGCTCGCAGGTCCAGTGGCAGAACGGCAAGGAAGATCCGGGCCTGAACGCCGCCATGCTGGCCCGCATGCTGGTGTTCCTGGGCACCGATGTCGACAATGCCCGCAAGCTGGTGCAGCAGGCCGAGGCCGCGCCGCAGAAGCCTGCCGTGCAGCAGGACGTCCGCGCCCAGGGCGCGCAGCTGGTCGTCGACGAGTCCTTCGACCGCGCATGGCGTCGCGTTGGCGTGGCGCTGGACAGCGGCGGCTTCGCCGTGGAAGACCGCGACCGCTCCGCCGGCGACTACTTCGTGCGCTACGTCGACACCGACACCGGCGAGAAGAACGAACAGCCGGGCTTCTTCAGCCGCATGTTCTCGGGCGACAAGAAGGCGCAGGCGCCGCAGTACCGCATCCATGTGGCCGGTTCGGGCAACCAGACCAACGTCACGGTCCTGGACGCGAACGGCCAGCGCGACAGCAGCGCCACCGCCCAGCGCCTGCTGAGCGTGCTGAAGGACAAGATGTAA
- a CDS encoding ParA family protein: MEALSNAQLGLGNYATSREVLTHDSFSFPEKVFGDPDWHLTLVRLGEDEDGNPREDASILLLDRQVTGQDWLRPNSQPESDRRPHRIVFFGLKGGVGRSTALCMTAWSLAKEGKKVLLVDLDLESPGLSSLVLPPDRLAEFGVVDWLIEDAVGQGGDDVLTRMVATSPLSESTYKEIRVAAAIGHGETDYLSKLARAYADVPSADGPKKMGQRLTQLLMELEVQEKPDVVLIDSRAGLHDLAAVAITGIADTALLFASDGAQSWSGYKQLFSHWQRRPDIAKRVRDRLAIVRALTPQSQREARVERFKRRAYELFAETLYDEIPSDPDGLQAVASEAFYHPGESDESAPHAPILIDWDEQFQEFDPMLRQENGGVKPARIEATFGALIKFVQERVEESSE, translated from the coding sequence TTGGAAGCTTTGTCGAATGCACAACTAGGCCTTGGAAATTATGCTACGAGCCGCGAAGTCCTGACGCATGATAGTTTCTCCTTTCCCGAGAAGGTATTTGGTGACCCTGATTGGCACCTAACTTTGGTTCGGCTCGGCGAAGATGAGGATGGCAATCCGAGGGAAGATGCATCGATCCTGCTACTAGATAGGCAAGTCACAGGTCAGGACTGGCTGAGACCGAACTCTCAACCGGAGAGTGATCGCCGCCCTCATCGCATAGTCTTTTTTGGGCTTAAAGGCGGGGTTGGGAGGTCCACTGCTCTTTGTATGACGGCTTGGAGCCTAGCGAAAGAGGGGAAAAAGGTTCTGCTTGTTGACCTTGATCTCGAGTCTCCCGGCTTGTCGAGCTTGGTGTTGCCGCCGGACAGGCTGGCGGAGTTCGGTGTGGTCGATTGGCTTATTGAAGATGCCGTAGGTCAAGGCGGCGACGACGTGCTCACTCGAATGGTGGCAACGAGCCCGCTAAGCGAGTCCACGTATAAAGAGATTCGAGTCGCAGCCGCTATCGGGCATGGTGAGACAGACTATTTGTCCAAGTTGGCTCGTGCCTACGCTGATGTTCCGAGCGCAGATGGCCCCAAAAAGATGGGGCAACGTCTAACGCAACTGCTGATGGAACTTGAGGTCCAGGAGAAACCGGACGTTGTATTGATTGATAGTCGTGCAGGACTCCACGATCTGGCGGCGGTCGCCATAACAGGTATCGCCGACACCGCTCTGCTTTTCGCTTCGGATGGCGCTCAGTCTTGGTCCGGTTATAAGCAACTGTTTTCGCACTGGCAGCGTCGGCCCGACATTGCAAAGCGAGTGCGCGATCGACTTGCTATCGTGCGTGCTCTAACGCCTCAATCGCAAAGGGAAGCTAGGGTGGAGAGATTTAAACGACGAGCCTACGAATTATTCGCTGAGACTCTATACGACGAAATTCCTAGCGATCCAGACGGGCTTCAGGCTGTGGCTTCCGAGGCGTTCTATCATCCTGGGGAATCCGATGAATCTGCTCCTCATGCGCCTATTCTGATTGATTGGGACGAGCAATTTCAGGAGTTTGATCCAATGCTGAGGCAAGAAAATGGTGGAGTGAAGCCCGCACGCATCGAGGCTACATTTGGTGCGTTGATCAAATTTGTTCAAGAGCGTGTGGAAGAGAGCTCGGAATGA
- a CDS encoding IS3 family transposase (programmed frameshift) has protein sequence MKKRFTEEQIIGVLKEAEAGAKVAELCRKHGISEATYYNWKAKFGGMTVSDAQRLKELEQENNKLKKLLAESMLDKAALQDLLSRKLTSPQAKREAVRTLMTERGMGITRACGLVGISRSLFAYESKRTGDVALTERMKEMAALKRRYGYRRIHILLRREGWQTNHKRVWRLYSQAGLSVRKRRRKRIAPAERVVRPVATAPNQSWSMDFVSDGLAYGRRFRCLNIVDDYTRECLAIEVDTSLPGLRVAQVLQRLAELRGLPKSITTVDNGPEFAGRALDAWAYQVGVKLSFIRPGKPVENAYIESFNGKFRDECLNEHWFMSLRQAKSLIEDWRVEYNTERPHSALGYLTPEQFAQAHRQQRFLTLDSMSVPY, from the exons ATGAAGAAACGATTTACGGAAGAACAGATCATCGGGGTGCTGAAGGAGGCCGAGGCAGGGGCCAAGGTTGCCGAACTGTGCCGCAAGCACGGGATCTCGGAGGCCACTTACTACAACTGGAAGGCGAAGTTCGGCGGTATGACCGTTTCGGACGCCCAGCGACTGAAGGAGCTGGAGCAAGAGAACAACAAGCTCAAGAAGCTGTTGGCTGAATCGATGCTGGACAAGGCTGCGCTTCAGGACCTTTTGAGCCGAAAGT TAACAAGCCCGCAGGCCAAACGCGAAGCGGTCAGAACGTTGATGACCGAGCGCGGCATGGGTATCACCCGGGCCTGCGGGCTGGTAGGCATTTCCCGGTCGCTGTTCGCTTATGAAAGTAAGCGTACGGGCGACGTGGCATTGACCGAGCGCATGAAGGAGATGGCAGCGCTCAAGCGACGCTACGGCTATCGGCGCATCCATATTCTGCTTCGCCGTGAAGGCTGGCAGACGAATCACAAGCGGGTCTGGCGGCTTTACAGCCAAGCCGGCTTGAGCGTTCGTAAGCGTCGCCGCAAGCGCATCGCTCCCGCAGAACGGGTAGTTCGTCCCGTTGCGACGGCGCCGAATCAGAGCTGGTCGATGGACTTCGTGTCCGACGGTCTGGCCTATGGCCGCAGGTTCCGGTGCTTGAACATCGTCGATGACTACACGCGCGAGTGTCTTGCCATCGAGGTCGATACATCACTGCCGGGATTGCGGGTGGCGCAGGTGCTGCAACGGCTTGCGGAACTGCGTGGGTTGCCCAAATCCATCACCACCGTGGACAACGGCCCGGAGTTTGCTGGCAGAGCCTTGGATGCTTGGGCCTATCAGGTCGGCGTGAAGCTGTCGTTCATCAGACCAGGCAAGCCCGTGGAGAATGCATACATCGAGAGCTTCAACGGAAAATTCCGCGATGAATGCCTGAATGAGCATTGGTTCATGTCGCTGCGCCAAGCCAAATCCTTGATCGAAGACTGGCGCGTCGAGTACAACACCGAACGCCCGCATAGCGCGCTGGGATACTTAACGCCGGAGCAGTTTGCTCAGGCGCACCGGCAACAACGGTTTTTAACTCTGGACTCTATGTCGGTGCCGTACTAA
- a CDS encoding integrase family protein: MQFDARAAKLLEPGRHLTIDGYPGLRLEASATTRTWIYRYKSPVNGKMRQKKLGRWPAMSIAGAVVEWEKLRQQREAGVDVAVEAKQQRQAAKAAAVAAQEKAKGALTVKGACDLYHAGHIKQHRSMKGQVEIERTFRTMLGPLADKPAEAVTRADAFALIESFAHTPVQAQILRRELGAAWDYCHDAGKLPETVPNWWRAILRGKLKSKGKAINGKKSGVKKRVLSPAEAGELIPWLPNFSRDVEDFLTLYLWTCARGAEIGAMEAEEISEEADGLWWTVPKEKTKNAKRAEATDFRVPLVGRAEQIVRRRKAAYGSGYLFPSYGKSGHWEQKSVQTRVYYHQPYSETSSHRKRVRLTVTHWSPHDLRRTSRTFLASLGCPREVGEVILGHMLPGVEGVYNRHAYDKERRDWLGRLSTYLEELAAGRA, encoded by the coding sequence ATGCAATTCGACGCCCGCGCCGCCAAGCTGCTTGAACCAGGCCGACACCTTACCATTGATGGCTACCCGGGGCTGCGCCTGGAGGCCTCCGCGACCACAAGAACCTGGATCTACCGATACAAGAGTCCGGTGAACGGAAAGATGCGCCAGAAGAAGCTGGGGCGGTGGCCAGCCATGTCAATTGCCGGGGCTGTTGTCGAGTGGGAAAAGCTACGCCAGCAACGCGAGGCAGGCGTCGACGTGGCGGTAGAAGCCAAGCAGCAGCGCCAGGCCGCTAAGGCGGCCGCTGTGGCGGCCCAGGAGAAGGCCAAGGGGGCGTTGACAGTGAAGGGTGCCTGCGACCTGTACCACGCCGGGCATATAAAGCAGCATCGGAGCATGAAGGGGCAGGTTGAAATCGAGCGGACGTTCCGAACCATGTTGGGCCCGCTTGCCGACAAGCCCGCCGAGGCCGTCACGCGCGCCGACGCGTTCGCCCTGATTGAATCGTTCGCCCACACCCCGGTGCAGGCTCAGATCCTGCGCCGCGAACTGGGGGCGGCCTGGGACTATTGCCACGACGCGGGCAAGCTGCCCGAAACCGTGCCGAACTGGTGGAGGGCGATCCTTCGGGGAAAGCTGAAATCGAAAGGGAAGGCGATCAACGGCAAGAAGAGTGGCGTCAAGAAGCGCGTGTTGTCGCCGGCAGAGGCAGGGGAGTTGATCCCCTGGTTGCCTAACTTTTCGCGCGACGTGGAGGATTTCTTGACGCTATATCTCTGGACTTGCGCCAGAGGGGCCGAGATCGGAGCGATGGAGGCCGAGGAAATCTCGGAAGAAGCTGATGGTCTGTGGTGGACCGTGCCAAAAGAGAAAACGAAGAATGCGAAGCGCGCAGAGGCCACGGATTTCCGCGTCCCGCTGGTTGGCCGCGCCGAGCAGATAGTCAGGCGTCGGAAAGCGGCTTACGGGAGCGGCTACCTGTTTCCGTCCTACGGAAAATCCGGCCACTGGGAGCAAAAGTCGGTCCAGACGCGGGTTTACTACCACCAGCCCTATAGCGAAACGTCGTCGCACAGGAAGCGCGTCCGCTTGACGGTAACCCACTGGTCGCCCCACGACTTGCGGCGCACGTCGCGCACGTTCCTGGCTTCGCTGGGGTGCCCGCGTGAGGTGGGCGAGGTGATATTGGGGCACATGCTGCCCGGCGTGGAAGGGGTTTATAACCGGCACGCCTACGACAAGGAAAGGCGTGATTGGCTCGGCCGGCTGTCGACGTATCTGGAAGAGTTGGCTGCCGGTCGCGCCTAA
- a CDS encoding recombination-associated protein RdgC produces MWFRNLKIYRLSTVWSLFGDDLEAALERHAFKPGSNLEMQSLGWFPPRENGGLAHVVSGQILLTLRAESKLLPTSVINQVAKARAQEIEDQQGYKPGRQQMKEIKERVTDELLPRAFSVYRDTRVWIDPLNRWLVIDTAASSKADEVIGLLAKCVDPFPLENLYVTQSPASAMTTWLAEDEAPSNFSIDQDTELRSSGESRAAVRYLRHSIDADDARRHIQSGKQCTRLALTWADRVSFVLTEGLDIKHVAPLDVLKEGNDTVAANDDEKFDSDMMLMTGEISKMLADLVGALGGEKQI; encoded by the coding sequence ATGTGGTTTAGAAACCTCAAGATTTACCGCCTGTCTACCGTCTGGTCGCTATTTGGCGATGACCTGGAAGCCGCCTTGGAGCGTCACGCCTTTAAGCCGGGCAGCAACCTGGAAATGCAATCCCTGGGCTGGTTCCCGCCCCGCGAAAACGGCGGCCTCGCCCATGTCGTCAGCGGTCAGATCCTGCTGACCCTGCGCGCCGAAAGCAAGCTGCTGCCCACCAGCGTTATCAACCAGGTCGCCAAGGCCCGCGCCCAGGAAATCGAAGACCAGCAGGGCTACAAGCCGGGCCGCCAACAGATGAAGGAAATCAAGGAGCGCGTCACTGACGAACTTCTGCCGCGCGCCTTCAGCGTCTACCGCGACACCCGCGTATGGATTGACCCGCTCAACCGCTGGCTGGTGATCGACACCGCGGCGTCGTCCAAGGCTGACGAAGTGATCGGGCTGCTGGCCAAGTGCGTGGACCCGTTCCCGCTCGAAAACCTATACGTCACGCAGTCCCCCGCCTCGGCCATGACCACCTGGCTGGCCGAGGACGAGGCTCCGAGCAACTTCAGCATCGACCAGGACACCGAACTGCGCTCATCCGGCGAGAGCCGCGCTGCCGTCCGCTACCTGCGCCACTCCATCGACGCCGACGACGCCCGCCGACACATCCAGTCCGGCAAGCAATGCACCCGGCTTGCCCTAACCTGGGCCGACCGCGTGTCGTTCGTTCTGACAGAAGGCCTCGATATCAAGCACGTCGCACCGCTGGACGTGCTGAAGGAAGGCAACGACACAGTCGCCGCCAATGACGACGAGAAGTTCGACTCCGACATGATGCTCATGACCGGCGAGATCTCTAAGATGCTCGCTGACCTGGTAGGCGCACTCGGCGGAGAAAAACAGATTTAA
- a CDS encoding DUF6388 family protein — MEEMNERYKAAISRGLARFAAENLQCRAAIASVSQAAAEAVGSSVEELQYLEIWRIARLQARAQGMDADDFILALGADAEEASQLRAHGQKKIAHAIGMDELL, encoded by the coding sequence ATGGAAGAGATGAACGAAAGGTACAAGGCGGCAATCAGCCGTGGGCTGGCGCGGTTCGCGGCGGAGAATTTGCAATGCAGGGCCGCAATCGCATCGGTGTCTCAAGCAGCTGCCGAGGCCGTGGGCAGTAGCGTGGAGGAGTTGCAGTATTTAGAGATTTGGCGCATTGCTCGTCTTCAGGCCCGTGCTCAAGGTATGGACGCTGATGACTTCATCTTGGCGTTGGGCGCTGATGCCGAAGAGGCCTCGCAACTCCGTGCACACGGGCAAAAGAAGATCGCCCATGCAATTGGAATGGACGAGCTTCTTTAA
- a CDS encoding cupin domain-containing protein, with translation MNLDHPLPLLGNQSPNDFMRRYWQKKPLLIRQAIPGFKPPVAIAAIKKLARRDDVESRLIWRENGEWQMENGPFARLPKDNEGDWTLLVQSVDLHSDAAAELMQQFRFIPDARLDDVMISIASHGGGVGPHFDSYDVFLLQAAGQREWRYGRQKDLSLEPGLPLKILSRFEPEASAVLSPGDMLYLPPQAAHDGIAVGDGCMTISIGFRAPTQATLARGLLEAAADQVMARVGLLGGPYGEPALPGPKLSAVYRDPAQPAVATPAELPDGLIAATLETVDKLRFDEALASRFLGCWLTEPSNLSVFDAPEDMDVDLEEDWPASGSLLLDRRSRMLYRGKQLFINGETAMVPTDAALRKLADTRRLDCADPLCTRLSDEARSCLADWLDSGWIRYVAA, from the coding sequence ATGAACCTCGATCATCCCCTGCCGCTGCTGGGCAACCAGAGCCCCAACGACTTCATGCGCCGCTACTGGCAGAAGAAGCCCCTGCTGATCCGCCAGGCGATTCCCGGCTTCAAGCCGCCCGTCGCCATCGCCGCGATCAAGAAGCTGGCGCGCCGCGACGACGTGGAATCGCGCCTGATCTGGCGCGAGAACGGCGAATGGCAGATGGAGAACGGCCCCTTCGCCCGCCTGCCCAAGGACAACGAGGGCGACTGGACGCTGCTGGTGCAGAGCGTGGACCTGCACAGCGACGCCGCGGCCGAACTGATGCAGCAGTTCCGCTTCATCCCCGATGCGCGCCTGGACGACGTGATGATCAGCATCGCCAGCCACGGCGGCGGCGTCGGTCCGCACTTCGACAGCTATGACGTGTTCCTGCTGCAGGCCGCCGGCCAGCGCGAATGGCGCTACGGCCGCCAGAAGGATCTGTCGCTGGAGCCCGGCCTGCCGCTGAAGATCCTGAGCCGCTTCGAGCCCGAGGCCAGCGCCGTGCTGTCGCCCGGCGACATGCTCTACCTGCCGCCGCAGGCCGCGCACGACGGCATCGCGGTGGGCGACGGCTGCATGACCATCTCGATCGGTTTTCGCGCGCCCACGCAGGCCACGCTGGCGCGCGGGCTGCTGGAAGCGGCCGCCGACCAGGTCATGGCGCGCGTCGGCCTGCTGGGCGGTCCTTACGGCGAACCGGCGCTGCCCGGCCCGAAGCTGTCGGCCGTCTACCGCGATCCGGCGCAGCCGGCTGTCGCCACACCGGCGGAACTGCCCGACGGCCTGATCGCCGCCACGCTGGAAACCGTGGACAAACTGCGCTTCGACGAGGCTCTGGCCTCGCGCTTCCTGGGCTGCTGGCTGACCGAGCCCAGCAACCTCAGCGTGTTCGATGCGCCCGAGGACATGGATGTGGACCTGGAAGAAGACTGGCCCGCATCCGGCAGCCTGCTGCTGGACCGCCGCAGCCGCATGCTCTATCGCGGCAAGCAGCTCTTCATCAACGGCGAGACCGCGATGGTTCCGACCGACGCCGCGCTGCGCAAACTGGCCGACACCCGCCGCCTGGACTGCGCCGATCCGCTCTGCACCAGGCTGTCGGACGAGGCCCGGTCCTGCCTGGCCGACTGGCTGGATTCCGGCTGGATCCGCTACGTAGCGGCCTAG
- the mutS gene encoding DNA mismatch repair protein MutS — MMQQYLRLKNEAGPLLLFYRMGDFYEMFYEDAERGARLLNLTLTKRGSSNGTPIPMAGIPVHAMEQYLARLVALGESIAICEQIGDPATSKGPVERRIVRIVTPGTLTDDALLPAKADRALASVFIGGNARAPRAGLAWLNLASGDFRVTECAPAQLESELHRVAPAEIICAESAELPFSFDGARARVPDWHFEGDSARAHLLAHFKTDTLAGFDVEDMPAGVCAAGALLRYAARTQSQALAHVQSLSAERPGQYVLLDPVTRRNLELTQTLSGEDAPTLFSLLDGCRTPMGSRLLRRWLHHPLRENAPALARQHAISALLAGRMDVEQTFGAAGLLETLRATLNAFPDIERIAARLALRSVRPRELASLRDALHALPALRELVAPMSSSPRLGELLAQLSVDPDLAGLLTRAIAPEPAVAIRDGGVLAAGFDAELDELRGLAADGGDFLLQLEARERERTGISNLRVEFNRVHGFYIEVTKGQTAKVPEDYRRRQTLKNAERYITPELKTWEDKVLSAQDRSLAREKWLFEQLLDVLAEHVRPLSDCAAALAELDTLAALAEHARRHDWVAPELSEQADIDIDAGRHPVVENAIERFTPNGCRLDPARRMLLITGPNMGGKSTYMRQVALIALLARTGSFVPAASARVGKIDRIFTRIGAADDLAGGRSTFMMEMTEAAAILSASTPNSLVLMDEIGRGTSTYDGLALAWAIACRLLAHNRALTLFATHYFELTRLPSEQPSAANVHLAAAESAGGIVFLHEVREGPASRSYGIQVAQRAGVPAAVIRQATRELERLESQGAPTPQLGLFAAAADADAQAEAAAERSGAFEALDALRDELAAIDPDSLTPREALDALYRLKKHLQ, encoded by the coding sequence ATGATGCAACAGTACCTGCGCCTCAAGAATGAGGCCGGACCGCTGCTGCTGTTCTACCGCATGGGCGACTTCTATGAGATGTTCTACGAAGACGCAGAGCGCGGCGCCCGGCTGCTGAACCTGACGCTGACCAAGCGCGGCTCGTCCAACGGCACGCCGATACCCATGGCCGGCATCCCGGTGCACGCCATGGAACAGTACCTGGCGCGGCTGGTGGCGCTGGGCGAGTCGATCGCCATCTGCGAACAGATCGGCGACCCGGCCACGTCCAAGGGACCGGTCGAGCGCCGCATCGTGCGCATCGTCACGCCCGGCACACTGACCGACGACGCGCTGCTGCCGGCCAAGGCCGACCGCGCGCTGGCCTCGGTCTTCATCGGCGGCAACGCGCGCGCGCCACGCGCCGGCCTGGCCTGGCTGAACCTGGCCAGCGGCGACTTCCGCGTCACCGAATGCGCGCCGGCCCAACTGGAATCCGAGCTGCACCGCGTCGCGCCGGCCGAGATCATCTGCGCCGAGAGCGCCGAGCTGCCCTTCTCGTTCGACGGCGCCCGCGCCCGCGTGCCCGACTGGCACTTCGAGGGCGACAGCGCGCGCGCCCACCTGCTGGCGCATTTCAAGACCGACACGCTGGCCGGCTTCGATGTCGAGGACATGCCGGCCGGTGTCTGCGCCGCCGGCGCGCTGCTGCGCTACGCCGCGCGTACCCAGTCACAGGCGCTGGCGCACGTGCAGAGCCTGTCGGCCGAGCGCCCCGGCCAATACGTGCTGCTGGACCCGGTCACGCGCCGCAACCTGGAACTGACCCAGACCCTGTCGGGCGAGGACGCGCCCACGCTGTTCTCGCTGCTGGACGGCTGCCGCACGCCCATGGGCAGCCGGCTGCTGCGGCGCTGGCTGCATCACCCGCTGCGCGAGAACGCGCCGGCGCTGGCGCGCCAGCACGCCATCTCGGCGCTGCTGGCCGGCCGCATGGACGTGGAACAGACCTTCGGCGCCGCCGGCCTGCTGGAAACACTGCGCGCCACGCTCAACGCCTTTCCTGACATCGAACGCATCGCCGCGCGGTTGGCGCTGCGCTCGGTGCGCCCGCGCGAGCTGGCCAGCCTGCGCGACGCGCTGCACGCGCTGCCCGCGTTGCGCGAGCTGGTCGCCCCTATGTCGTCCTCGCCGCGCCTGGGCGAGCTGCTGGCCCAACTGTCCGTCGACCCCGACCTGGCCGGCCTGCTGACCCGCGCCATCGCGCCCGAGCCGGCCGTGGCCATCCGCGACGGCGGCGTGCTGGCGGCGGGCTTCGATGCCGAACTGGACGAGCTGCGCGGCCTGGCCGCCGACGGCGGCGACTTCCTGCTGCAGCTGGAAGCCCGCGAGCGCGAGCGCACCGGCATCAGCAACCTGCGCGTGGAATTCAACCGCGTCCACGGCTTCTATATCGAAGTGACCAAGGGCCAGACCGCCAAGGTGCCCGAGGACTACCGCCGCCGCCAGACGCTGAAGAACGCCGAGCGCTACATCACGCCCGAGCTCAAGACCTGGGAAGACAAGGTGCTGTCGGCGCAGGACCGCTCGCTGGCGCGCGAGAAATGGCTGTTCGAGCAGCTGCTGGACGTGCTGGCCGAACACGTACGCCCGCTGTCCGACTGCGCCGCGGCGCTGGCCGAACTGGACACGCTGGCCGCGCTGGCCGAGCACGCGCGCCGCCACGACTGGGTGGCGCCCGAGCTGTCCGAGCAGGCCGACATCGATATCGACGCGGGCCGCCATCCGGTGGTCGAGAACGCCATCGAACGCTTCACACCCAACGGCTGTCGGTTGGACCCGGCGCGCCGCATGCTGCTCATCACCGGCCCCAACATGGGCGGTAAATCGACCTATATGCGGCAGGTCGCGCTGATCGCGCTGCTGGCGCGCACCGGCAGCTTCGTGCCGGCGGCCAGCGCGCGCGTCGGCAAGATCGACCGCATCTTCACCCGCATCGGCGCGGCCGACGATCTGGCGGGCGGCCGCTCCACCTTCATGATGGAAATGACCGAAGCCGCCGCCATTCTCTCGGCCAGCACGCCCAACAGCCTGGTGCTGATGGACGAGATCGGCCGCGGCACCTCGACCTACGACGGCCTGGCGCTGGCCTGGGCCATCGCCTGCCGCCTGCTGGCGCACAACCGCGCGCTGACGCTGTTCGCCACGCACTACTTCGAACTGACCCGCCTGCCGTCCGAACAGCCTTCGGCGGCCAACGTGCACCTGGCGGCGGCGGAATCCGCCGGCGGCATCGTATTCCTGCACGAAGTCCGCGAAGGCCCGGCCAGCCGCAGCTACGGCATCCAGGTCGCGCAGCGCGCCGGCGTGCCGGCCGCCGTGATCCGGCAGGCCACCCGCGAGCTGGAACGCCTGGAATCCCAGGGCGCGCCCACGCCGCAGCTCGGCCTGTTCGCCGCCGCGGCCGACGCCGACGCGCAGGCCGAGGCCGCCGCCGAACGCTCCGGCGCCTTCGAGGCGCTGGATGCGCTGCGCGACGAACTCGCCGCCATCGATCCCGACAGCCTGACCCCGCGCGAAGCGCTGGACGCCCTCTACCGTCTCAAGAAGCATCTGCAATGA
- a CDS encoding endopeptidase — protein MMSKTLIVASVLAVALSACNKKDETAPPASNPAPATSAPAPSGTPPASSPAPNTAPGGGSTTPSGSTTPAS, from the coding sequence ATGATGAGCAAAACCTTGATCGTTGCCTCGGTGCTGGCCGTCGCGCTGAGCGCGTGCAACAAGAAGGACGAGACGGCGCCGCCCGCTTCCAACCCGGCTCCGGCCACCAGCGCGCCCGCGCCCTCGGGCACGCCGCCCGCCAGTTCGCCGGCACCCAACACCGCGCCCGGCGGCGGCTCCACCACGCCCAGCGGCTCGACCACTCCGGCGTCTTAA